In bacterium, one genomic interval encodes:
- a CDS encoding ABC transporter permease, which produces MAELLPPVAGPLPGSPAATARRWIALRRAAGAVRGSKAATVGAAILAVHLVLAVLGPALAPYPYTAFHMTHLLEAPSRQFLAGTDQFGRDQLSRVMWGARGTLTLAAVSTMLGETLGVTVGLAGGYYRGVVDEVLMRTMDALMAFPSILLAMLILTSLGHSPAYVVIGISVVFMPRAARVLRGVVLSLASSEFVDAARLRGERGWYILFRELLPNAWTPIIVDSTIRFSYAILLATSLGFLGLGAAPPSPDWGLMINEALPFLNQAPWLALLPSLAISSAVVGANLLGDGIQASLRPE; this is translated from the coding sequence GTGGCCGAGCTCCTGCCTCCGGTCGCGGGCCCCCTGCCGGGCAGTCCGGCGGCCACGGCGCGCCGGTGGATCGCGCTGCGCCGCGCCGCTGGTGCCGTGCGCGGGTCGAAGGCCGCCACGGTCGGGGCCGCGATCCTCGCCGTGCACCTCGTGCTGGCGGTCCTGGGGCCCGCGCTCGCGCCGTATCCGTACACCGCGTTTCACATGACGCACCTGCTCGAGGCGCCGTCCCGGCAGTTCTTGGCGGGCACGGACCAGTTCGGCCGCGACCAGTTGAGCCGCGTCATGTGGGGGGCGCGCGGCACGCTGACGCTCGCCGCCGTCAGCACCATGCTTGGCGAAACGCTCGGCGTGACGGTCGGCCTCGCCGGCGGCTACTATCGCGGGGTGGTGGACGAGGTACTGATGCGCACGATGGATGCGCTGATGGCCTTTCCGTCGATTCTGCTCGCCATGCTGATCCTGACCAGCCTCGGCCACAGCCCGGCGTACGTGGTAATCGGCATCTCCGTCGTCTTCATGCCGCGCGCGGCGCGAGTGCTGCGCGGCGTGGTGTTGAGCCTCGCCTCGTCCGAGTTCGTCGACGCGGCGCGCCTGCGGGGGGAGCGCGGTTGGTACATCCTCTTTCGCGAGTTGCTGCCCAACGCGTGGACGCCTATCATCGTCGACAGCACCATTCGCTTCAGTTACGCGATCCTGCTCGCCACATCGCTCGGCTTCCTCGGCCTGGGCGCCGCACCGCCGAGTCCCGACTGGGGCCTCATGATCAACGAGGCGCTACCGTTTCTCAACCAGGCGCCGTGGCTCGCGCTCCTGCCGTCGCTTGCGATTTCGAGCGCGGTCGTGGGCGCGAATCTGCTGGGCGACGGCATCCAGGCAAGCCTGCGGCCGGAGTAG